Genomic window (Rhodohalobacter sp. SW132):
AAATGTACATGAAGGTCGGGCTCCTCCCTATAAAAGCTGATTTTTACCCTTCTTTTTAATTTAAGAGCTAATTCTGCCCTTCCCGGCGAATAGCTGACCCTTTTTACCTAAACAGAATTCCTGTTGTGCGTTATCGCGTACACAGTGAATATTATTCATTAACCCCAAAATCAAACATAGAATCACGTATGTTGAAAACAATCAAACACACCACAACACTGTTCGCAGCACTCTTCTTCGGTGCGGCGCTATTCATCTCATGTGATACAACCAGCACGGATGATCATGATGAACATCTGGATGCAACCGGTTTTGTCATCGTTCAAAATAACGCTGAAATTGTACGCTATCAGAACAACGAGTATATCTGGAACCCAAGCGGTACATGGGACAGTTATTTCCGTGAAGGTAGTGATGGAATCGTAATCTCACCTGATGTAATAGAACTTAGTGAAGACAACCCCAGAGGAATGACACCATCCGTAACGATCCGCTGGATTGATGCAGACGGCGACGTTTTCGACCTGGATGACCTGTCTGAAGAAGAAGGCGGTGAATACTGGTTAGACTGGAGCTGGGATGCACCAAACACCCTCACCGAGGAGTGCTCTGATGAAGCCCGTGAAGATCTCGAAGCGCTCGACCAGATCCGACCCGCCAACCTGGAACAACACGGCAGTGATGGTGAATGGGGTTTCCATTTCCGCGCGGATCACGCCGGTCAGGGGCAGCTTACTTTTCGCCTGATGCATGGCCATGGCACCGAAGCGCATTCCGACTTCACTTCTCAGCCGATGACGGTTATCGTCCCACACGATGAACATAGCCTGATTGACGAGAACGGAATTTATATGCATACAAGAAGCAAGTGCAGAACCGACCGTCCGCGCTAATCTATCATATTTACAATAAACTGCCTCCGGTTAAAGCTTTTTACAACTCGGAGGCAGATTTATTCAGATTATCCATTCTATTTATTTTGCCTTTTACAACGTGCAGATAAAGGCTTTACATATCCGTTTATATTGGTAAGAATAAACCTCACAGTTTTTGAGTTGCATTTTTTATGATGAAGTTCCTAACCATTCCTTTTCTATTTCTTTTATTTTTTTCTGTATATCAAAACGCTGAGGCCAATGATGAAAGGTCGGGTGTTCTTTCAGGAATTGTGGTTGATATTGAAAGCAGCGAGCCGGTACCCTACGTATATCTGCACCTTGAAGAGATTAATCGGTCGTCTACTACAGACCGGGACGGCCGTTTTGAACTCCGGAATCTTCCGGCGGGTTCATACACCGTAAATATTCATCGCATCGGGTATACATCACAAAACCGAACGGTTGACATTCAGGCCGATGAACGAACTGAGATTTCATTTCAAATTACACCTACCGTGCTCTCCGGGCAGACCGTTGAGGTTGTAGGAGATGCCGAACAAACCGTGGGAGGTAATCTTGAGCACGCCTCCCTGAAAATTGTGGGAGACCGACTGCGGCGTGATCTCGACGTCACGCTTTCAGGAACACTGAGTAACCAGGCGGGGTTTTCCGAACGAAGCATGGGTGCTGCTCCCGGCCGGCCGGTGATGCGTGGCCTCGGTGACGAACGTGTTTTGATCCTGGAGGATGGCGGACGAACCGGGGATGTATCGTGGACTTCTTCCGATCATTCGGTCACGGTTGATCCATCTTCTGCCGATGAAATTGAAATCGCCCGGGGACCTGCTGCACTCGAACATGGTGCTGGTGCCATCGGTGGCGTGATTAACGTTGTGAGCAACAAAATCCCCAACAGCATTCCAACACGGACAACAGGAAACGTTTCATTTCAGGGAGCGAGCGTAAATAACGGTATGATGGGATCCGGATCCGTTAAAGTACCCTACCGGGATTTAGTTCTGAATGTTGATTTAAGCGGCCGAATTGGACAGGATTATAAAATTCCTGATGGCACACTAACCAACACGTCCATTCGCACAGCTGATAATGGGTTTGGCATCGGGTATATCCGTCCCTGGGGATACGCCGGATTATCCGGATCTGTATATTACAGCGAATACGGTATTCCTCCCGATCCCGAAGGTGGACATCCCGCTGGTGTGGATATTGAAATGTATAAATATCATACCGAAGGGCGTGCAGAAGTTCTTCTGAATAATCGATGGTTTAATCTGCTGGAAGCGCGCGGCTCGTTTATTCACTATCACCACGTTGAGCTTGAATCCAGCGGAGCAATTGGAACACAGTACGATATGGACACCACCACCGGTACTTTAAAACTCCGAAATAACGGGTGGGGATTTTTTAACGAAGGAGTGGTCGGAATCTGGGGCGAATTTGTGGACTATTCTGTATTTGGGTCCCGAACGCCAAACTCTAATTCTGTGAGCGGTGCATTTTTTGCCATCCAGGAAGCTGATATCGGTAATCTGCACCTCGAAGCCGGTCTTCGCCTGAATCATTTTACAGCCACACCTGAACGTGAACGCCCAAATTCTTTTATCGGGCATGTAAGGCAGCGGAACTTCACCGGACTGGAATCCTCAGCTTCTGCAATTTATAACCTTGGAAATGGATGGTACCTGGGATCTACTTTCATGCACTCCTGGCGCTCCCCAACATTAGAAGAGCTCTATTCGGAGGGACCCCATCTTGCTGCTTTTGCATATGAAGTGGGAAATCCCGACCTGGAAGCAGAGCGAGGACTGGGTTCCGAAATTTTTGCCCGCTATAAATCCGGTTCCGCATCGGTTGAACTGGCCACCTATTACAACTACTTTGGCAACTACCTTTACGCGCAAGATACCGGGCGGCCAAGTATTCCCCGTGGAGATCTCAACGAATTTAAATATATCGGCACGCAGGCAACGATGTACGGAGCCGAATTTTCTTCTGAAGTTCGCCTCATCAGAAATCTCGTTCTGGATGGAAATATCTCCTTTACCATTGGTGATAGAGTCGTTCCCGGGGAAGAGAGAGAAGCTGCAGGCTTAACGGAAGCGAATCAGCCACTGCCAATGATGCCCCCTGTAAAAGGGAATTTTGGGCTCCGCTACAGTTTTGATAATATAACACTTGGCACACGCATGAGAGCTGCCGCATCACAATCCCGGATTGGCGAAAATGAAACACCTACAGATGGATATGCCGTTTTTGATCTGAACGCACAATATCGCTTCGACTGGGGCGGAACGCTGCACACTTTTGCGCTGAACGGATCTAACCTTTTCAATACTGAATATTACAACCACCTCTCAAAAGTAAAAGATCTATTTCCCGAACCGGCCCGCAGCGTCAGCATTCTTTATCGGGTATATTTTTAGCTCCTCTACTTTAAATCATATACTTAAGGCTAAAATTAACACTTAAACTTCTCCCTGAATCACCCTATCATTCCAAATTGAAAAATTGTACTGAAACGGATATGTACAGAGTTCGGTTTTGTAATATTTTAACCTGAAATTTTGAGTTTGGAAGAGAATCAACAAACGCCGGTACTAAAAGATAAAAATCTCCATATTATTTTCGGGATCACCCTTAGCGCTGTAATGGGGGTGTCCAGTATTGCGCCGGCACTTCCGGTTATTTCGCGTGCCCTGGACGTTTCAACCGACCAGATCGGCCTGCTGATCACAGTATTTGCACTTCCCGGTATTCTACTCACTCCTTTTCTTGGTGTACTGGCTGACAGGTTTGGCCGTAAACGCATTTTAATCCCCTCCCTGCTGCTGTACGGAATCGCCGGTTCAGCCTGTGCCTTCACCACTTCTTTTGACCAGCTTTTGTGGCTGAGGTTTTTACAGGGATCCGGCAGTGCAGCACTCGGTGCCCTCAACATTACGCTGATCGGTGATCTTTTCCAGGGAAATCGTCGCGCCACAGCGATGGGGTACAATGGAAGCGTTCTGAGTGTAGGTACAGCGATTTATCCAGCTATTGGTGGATTCCTGGCAGCCTTCGCGTGGAACTATCCATTTCTACTGAGTGCACTCGCCATTCCGGTTGCTCTATTTGCGATGATCTACCTTGACCCGGTTCCCATATCCATGAATCTCGATATTGGTGAATATTTTCAAAAGATTAAAGACCGAATCTTCACCCGTCAGGTACTCAGCCTGTTCGCATGTGTGTTTCTTACGTTCACAATTCTTTATGGCGGCTACATCACATTTTTACCCATTTTTCTTGATGAAGATTTCGGTTTGAGCTCAACGATTATCGGTTTGATGCTCTCCGGGTCCTCGCTGATTACCGCCATAACGTCATCAAGGCTTGGAAAGCTAACCAAACACTTCAGCGAACTACATCTTATTCTCACCGGTGCCATACTTTATCTATTCATTTTTCTGAGTTTTCCCCTGATTACAAACGTTTGGTATATGGCGCTTCCGATTGCGGTTTTTGGTGTGGCCCAGGGAATTAATATTCCCAGTCTTCTGAATCTGCTCACGGGAAAGGCACCATCGGAATTTCGTGCGGCATTTCTGGCTGTCAACTGGGTTGTGATTCGTGCGGCACAGACCATAGCACCATTCTTGCTGGGGATTGTTTATCTATATACCGGAATTAGGGGAACTTTCTTTTTTACGGCGGGGGCTGCCCTGCTGTTTGTTGGAATTGCAGCAGTTTCGCTGAGGAGATAGTTAAAAAAATAAAACCCGGGAGTATCAGTCCCGGGTTTTCTGCTTTAGGTTTCAGCATAGGAGTGACTAAAACTAATCAATAGAGATAGATTAGCTAATGCTGTATAGACAAGAGTATCCAGATGGGCATTTGTTACAAAAAATTTCAATTATTTTTGAGATTTCTTTTTTTCGGGCCTTCGGTTTTGATATTATCGGTCAAATTACTCCATAACAGCCCAATTTTTTATGAAATCAGTTCAGCTACTTTTTCTTTTTCTTTCTGTATTATTATTCTCTGTTCCCGCTATTGCACAGATGCCGGATGCACCGGACCGCACGGAAGGTGAAGGTCCTTTCGAACGACTGATTTTGCGAGGCGGTACGATGATTGACGGCACTGGGTCACCCGCTGTTGGCCCCGTGGATATTGTAATCGAAGGAAATGAGATCGTGCGGATTCAAAATGTGGGGTATCCCGGTGTTCCCATCAACGAACAAAGACGTCCGCAAGCCGATTCAAATACCCGGGAAATTGATCTGGAGGGAATGTACATTCTTCCCGGTTTTTTTGATATGCACGCTCACACCGGCGGGAATGCACAGGGAACCGTTCCCGAATATGTCTACAAACTCTGGCTTGCGCACGGAATCACGTCCATACGAGAGCCCGGTTCATTTAACGGCTTCGACTGGACGATGCGCCACAAAGAGCGAAGTGATGCAAATGAAATTACCGCACCCAGAATCTTTCCATACATCGGGTTTGGGTCCGGAGCAGATGGCAGTATTCAAACACCGGAACAGGCTCGGGAATGGGTGCAAATGATTGCAGAGCGCGGTGCAATGGGTATTAAATTTTTCGGTGCCCGTCCCGAAATCTACGAAGCTACTCTCGATGAAGCGAATTCTCTCGGCATCGGCTCCATGGCTCATCACGCACAACCACGTGTTGTATATGCAAACGTTAGTCAAACTGCCGACATGGGACTCCGCGGAATGACCCACTGGTACGGCCTGCCGG
Coding sequences:
- a CDS encoding TonB-dependent receptor, which codes for MMKFLTIPFLFLLFFSVYQNAEANDERSGVLSGIVVDIESSEPVPYVYLHLEEINRSSTTDRDGRFELRNLPAGSYTVNIHRIGYTSQNRTVDIQADERTEISFQITPTVLSGQTVEVVGDAEQTVGGNLEHASLKIVGDRLRRDLDVTLSGTLSNQAGFSERSMGAAPGRPVMRGLGDERVLILEDGGRTGDVSWTSSDHSVTVDPSSADEIEIARGPAALEHGAGAIGGVINVVSNKIPNSIPTRTTGNVSFQGASVNNGMMGSGSVKVPYRDLVLNVDLSGRIGQDYKIPDGTLTNTSIRTADNGFGIGYIRPWGYAGLSGSVYYSEYGIPPDPEGGHPAGVDIEMYKYHTEGRAEVLLNNRWFNLLEARGSFIHYHHVELESSGAIGTQYDMDTTTGTLKLRNNGWGFFNEGVVGIWGEFVDYSVFGSRTPNSNSVSGAFFAIQEADIGNLHLEAGLRLNHFTATPERERPNSFIGHVRQRNFTGLESSASAIYNLGNGWYLGSTFMHSWRSPTLEELYSEGPHLAAFAYEVGNPDLEAERGLGSEIFARYKSGSASVELATYYNYFGNYLYAQDTGRPSIPRGDLNEFKYIGTQATMYGAEFSSEVRLIRNLVLDGNISFTIGDRVVPGEEREAAGLTEANQPLPMMPPVKGNFGLRYSFDNITLGTRMRAAASQSRIGENETPTDGYAVFDLNAQYRFDWGGTLHTFALNGSNLFNTEYYNHLSKVKDLFPEPARSVSILYRVYF
- a CDS encoding MFS transporter, whose protein sequence is MSLEENQQTPVLKDKNLHIIFGITLSAVMGVSSIAPALPVISRALDVSTDQIGLLITVFALPGILLTPFLGVLADRFGRKRILIPSLLLYGIAGSACAFTTSFDQLLWLRFLQGSGSAALGALNITLIGDLFQGNRRATAMGYNGSVLSVGTAIYPAIGGFLAAFAWNYPFLLSALAIPVALFAMIYLDPVPISMNLDIGEYFQKIKDRIFTRQVLSLFACVFLTFTILYGGYITFLPIFLDEDFGLSSTIIGLMLSGSSLITAITSSRLGKLTKHFSELHLILTGAILYLFIFLSFPLITNVWYMALPIAVFGVAQGINIPSLLNLLTGKAPSEFRAAFLAVNWVVIRAAQTIAPFLLGIVYLYTGIRGTFFFTAGAALLFVGIAAVSLRR